Within the Mucilaginibacter sp. CSA2-8R genome, the region TTTAATGTAAAATACAATAAAGCAGCAAACGCCCAAATCCGGTACGGCCGGCGGGCGTATGTTGCTTTATTTTTATAAATGTTAAAGCTCTGAAGCCTAATATTTTCTTGAGCCGCCGTTGTTGCGGTTTTGATTATTGTTGCGGTTTTGCTGACCGCCACCATTGTTGCGATTTTGGTTATTATTATTACGGTTTTGCTGACCACCGCGATTATTGTTCTGGTTATTATTGCGCGGATTGTTGTTACGTGTGTTTTGTACAGGTGTACGTACATCTACCTTGTTGAGGTTGATGTTATCTTCCAGTTTTAATTCGCCGTTAGATAGTTCGCGCAAATCAGCCAGAATGCTTTCGTCTGTTACCGAGTCTTTGTTCCATTGCACATAAGCCATTTTCATAAAATTAGCAATGGCTTGCACCATGTGCTGTTTGCGGGCCGGCTCGTCAATGCTTTTAGCTTTGGCAATCATCATTTCGATAGTTTTACCGTAATGACGGTATTTTATGCGCTGATGAGGATAGCCTAAAGGCTCCGGCTTAATATGTATAGCCTCGGGCGTTGGTAAAGGGTAGGGCGCGTCAACATCAATCTTATAATCAGAAATGATGTGCAAATGGTCCCAAAGTTTATGTTTAAAGTCGGCAAC harbors:
- a CDS encoding DUF4290 domain-containing protein gives rise to the protein MATKYTPGTFDYNSTRSKLLLTEYGRNVQNMVKYIVALPTKEERNRYANVVIELMGFLNPHLRDVADFKHKLWDHLHIISDYKIDVDAPYPLPTPEAIHIKPEPLGYPHQRIKYRHYGKTIEMMIAKAKSIDEPARKQHMVQAIANFMKMAYVQWNKDSVTDESILADLRELSNGELKLEDNINLNKVDVRTPVQNTRNNNPRNNNQNNNRGGQQNRNNNNQNRNNGGGQQNRNNNQNRNNGGSRKY